A window of Apium graveolens cultivar Ventura unplaced genomic scaffold, ASM990537v1 ctg3075, whole genome shotgun sequence contains these coding sequences:
- the LOC141700908 gene encoding secreted RxLR effector protein 161-like: protein MEQNLKLKANIGKELKNVKTYRTLVRSLIYLTVTRPDFSFSVRVISQFMQKPRKPYLDAANRILHYLKSIMNYGLMYIRSASILLSGFSDTDWAGDPSSRRSTFGYTFDLGSAVIS from the coding sequence ATGGAGCAAAATCTGAAGTTGAAAGCTAATATTGGGAAAGAGCTAAAAAATGTAAAGACATATCGCACTTTGGTTAGAAGCTTAATATATTTGACAGTTACAAGGCCCGATTTTTCTTTTTCGGTTAGAGTTATTAGTCAGTTTATGCAAAAGCCAAGGAAGCCATATTTGGATGCAGCTAATAGGATACTTCATTATCTTAAGAGTATAATGAACTACGGGCTGATGTATATACGAAGTGCATCGATTTTACTTAGTGGATTCTCCGATACAGATTGGGCAGGTGATCCGTCATCAAGAAGATCTACTTTCGGATATACTTTTGATCTAGGTTCAGCTGTAATCTCATAG